Proteins encoded in a region of the Zunongwangia endophytica genome:
- a CDS encoding RagB/SusD family nutrient uptake outer membrane protein encodes MKTFNIKNLNSLYLLAFVLMVSSCSDEFLQEKQDWTGVNEQVFQDELRARAYVDYVYSLFLPNDGNVPQWWYHSHNDDLLQTSDEYYGQTRWNQEWATISPNEYHAWDYIGRKMTSKIENTTYTRIRQINLFINNVDDYDTMDEDAKNYLKGQMYFWRGYQYLDLASWYGGVPIELEAQNPIVDPAGQTSRSSAEETLGQAMSDLDMAKQLLPGRWSDAADWGRVTSGTAAALKGRAALLWASPQFNRDDEQERWQSAYEVNLEARNILEANGFDLFQGEWADIWDQEVGNPEAVWVWSFNTITNDRQMNSGWETVNRPSDQPSFYQAKPTKQTVDAFPMKDGKPIGESDIYDYDIQNFYKNRDPRFYATFVFPGDNYPYAEDPDYRSWNYTWFSEQGIDQPNEDTDDAANASGFYVKKMTNSDASNSDRFTQSGNDYIELRFAEVVLNLAESAIGINNLEEGKQGIMEIRERAGLENLDGSFGLADVNSRDELFGAVVKERQVELAYERQKRYYTLKRWMLFNDDFGTCTRLGLDPIDGTRRTGFYFIAQDENGDDYIGTDDPFEPNGEGIAPVVNREPNEFPEGISNQDEYADWLRDNYFRIQVRDNLDPTDNNWTFSWYNEYYFLGIYQDLIDTNPYLEQTVGWGGTFDPLN; translated from the coding sequence ATGAAAACATTTAATATAAAAAATCTAAACAGCTTATATTTACTTGCATTTGTTTTGATGGTGAGCTCTTGTAGTGATGAGTTTCTCCAAGAAAAACAGGATTGGACAGGAGTAAATGAACAAGTATTTCAAGATGAATTGAGAGCTAGGGCTTATGTAGACTATGTCTATTCTCTTTTTTTACCTAACGACGGTAATGTGCCACAATGGTGGTATCACTCGCATAACGATGATTTATTACAAACTAGTGATGAGTATTATGGTCAAACCAGATGGAATCAAGAATGGGCAACCATTTCGCCAAATGAATACCATGCTTGGGATTACATAGGTCGAAAAATGACATCAAAAATTGAAAATACCACATATACTAGAATACGACAGATTAATTTATTTATAAATAACGTAGACGATTATGATACCATGGATGAGGATGCTAAAAATTACCTCAAAGGTCAAATGTATTTTTGGCGTGGTTATCAATATTTGGATTTAGCAAGTTGGTATGGTGGTGTTCCAATTGAATTAGAGGCTCAGAACCCAATTGTAGATCCAGCCGGTCAAACATCAAGGTCATCTGCTGAGGAAACTTTGGGACAAGCAATGTCGGATTTAGATATGGCAAAACAGTTGCTGCCAGGAAGATGGAGTGATGCTGCCGATTGGGGACGTGTAACGAGCGGAACAGCAGCAGCATTAAAGGGAAGAGCCGCATTATTGTGGGCGAGTCCTCAGTTTAATAGAGATGATGAACAAGAGCGTTGGCAGTCTGCTTATGAAGTAAATTTAGAAGCTCGTAATATTCTTGAAGCAAATGGATTTGATTTATTTCAAGGAGAATGGGCGGACATTTGGGATCAGGAAGTTGGTAATCCAGAAGCAGTTTGGGTTTGGAGTTTTAATACTATAACAAACGATAGACAAATGAATAGTGGTTGGGAGACTGTTAACAGACCGAGTGATCAGCCGTCTTTTTATCAAGCTAAACCAACAAAACAAACAGTTGATGCGTTCCCTATGAAGGATGGTAAGCCTATTGGAGAATCTGACATTTATGACTATGATATACAAAATTTTTATAAAAATAGGGATCCTAGATTTTATGCTACTTTCGTTTTTCCTGGCGATAATTATCCTTATGCAGAAGATCCGGATTATAGATCTTGGAATTATACTTGGTTTAGCGAACAAGGCATAGATCAGCCAAATGAAGATACGGATGATGCTGCCAATGCTAGTGGTTTTTATGTTAAAAAGATGACAAATTCTGATGCATCAAATTCAGATCGTTTTACACAGTCTGGAAACGATTATATAGAATTACGATTTGCCGAAGTAGTTTTGAATCTTGCCGAATCAGCTATTGGAATAAATAATTTGGAAGAAGGAAAACAGGGTATCATGGAAATTCGAGAACGTGCAGGCTTAGAAAATCTAGATGGAAGTTTCGGTTTAGCTGATGTGAATTCTAGAGATGAATTATTTGGAGCTGTGGTAAAAGAAAGACAGGTAGAATTAGCCTACGAAAGACAGAAAAGGTACTATACTTTAAAACGGTGGATGCTATTTAATGATGACTTTGGAACTTGTACTAGATTGGGATTAGATCCTATCGATGGAACAAGAAGAACAGGTTTCTATTTTATAGCTCAAGACGAAAATGGTGATGATTATATTGGTACAGATGATCCTTTTGAACCAAACGGGGAAGGAATAGCTCCGGTTGTGAATAGAGAACCGAATGAATTTCCAGAAGGTATATCCAATCAAGATGAATATGCGGATTGGTTGAGAGATAATTATTTTAGGATTCAGGTTAGAGATAATTTAGATCCAACAGATAATAACTGGACATTTTCTTGGTATAACGAGTATTACTTCTTGGGAATATATCAAGATTTGATAGATACAAATCCATATTTGGAACAAACCGTAGGTTGGGGAGGAACATTTGATCCGCTTAATTAA
- a CDS encoding pectate lyase family protein produces the protein MIRKYLFKALFFFGIFSTVHAQYPSLTEEDRAKEKEIKEEAYKHSDEVWKEAFKVVQKEVKEGKPYVPWAYRSTDIPQAKIPSFPGAEGGGMFTYGGRGGEIYTVTNLNDGGPGSFRWACEKGGARTIVFNVAGIIKLKTPLIVRAPYITIAGQTAPGDGVVIAGETVWIDTHDVIIRHMRFRRGETFVGRRDDAIGGNPVGNIMIDHVSASWGLDENMSIYRHMYSPGGEYDQEKLGTVNVTIQNSIFSEGLDTYNHSLGSTLGGENCSFMRNLWASNAGRNPSIGWNGIFNFVNNVVFNWSHRTTDGGDYKAKYNIINNYYQPGPVTPKDQPVAHRILKPEGGLSDLDTLLFGRAYVNGNIVKGFPEVTKNNWDGGVQMEGKDGNLLTYEESKHLFSSIKVEQPLPMPHITIMQTLEAYDHVLENVGAKLPKRDEVDQRVIKTVETGKAIYKEGLDPDSFYQFEHRRLPADSYKNGIITDISQVGGYPDYNGEKYIDSDKDGMPDAYENAVGLDPNDYSDAKKDFNGDGYTNIEMYINGIDSKNTIDWSNLSNNRDTLAELEDGLNNYKK, from the coding sequence ATGATTAGAAAATATTTGTTCAAAGCCCTATTTTTCTTTGGAATATTTAGCACAGTACATGCACAATACCCTAGCCTTACGGAAGAAGATAGAGCGAAGGAAAAAGAAATAAAAGAAGAAGCTTACAAACATTCCGATGAAGTCTGGAAGGAAGCTTTTAAAGTAGTTCAAAAAGAAGTAAAAGAAGGAAAGCCTTACGTTCCTTGGGCGTATAGATCTACAGATATACCGCAAGCGAAAATACCTTCTTTTCCAGGAGCCGAAGGTGGAGGCATGTTTACCTATGGAGGCCGAGGAGGAGAAATTTATACAGTAACCAATTTAAACGATGGTGGGCCTGGTTCTTTCAGGTGGGCTTGTGAAAAAGGTGGAGCACGTACAATTGTCTTTAATGTAGCAGGTATAATCAAATTAAAAACACCTCTAATCGTTCGCGCTCCCTATATTACAATTGCAGGCCAGACGGCCCCAGGTGATGGAGTAGTGATAGCTGGTGAAACGGTTTGGATCGATACTCACGATGTAATCATACGTCATATGCGTTTTCGTAGAGGGGAAACTTTTGTGGGAAGAAGGGATGATGCTATAGGTGGTAATCCCGTAGGAAATATTATGATAGATCATGTATCGGCCAGTTGGGGATTAGACGAAAATATGTCTATTTATAGACATATGTATAGTCCTGGTGGCGAATATGATCAGGAAAAATTAGGGACCGTAAACGTTACTATCCAGAATAGTATATTTTCGGAAGGATTAGATACTTATAATCACTCTTTAGGAAGTACTTTAGGTGGAGAGAATTGTTCGTTTATGCGAAATCTATGGGCAAGTAATGCCGGAAGAAATCCATCGATTGGATGGAATGGTATATTCAATTTTGTGAATAATGTAGTTTTTAACTGGAGTCATAGAACTACAGATGGAGGAGATTATAAGGCAAAATATAATATTATCAATAATTATTATCAACCTGGGCCTGTAACTCCAAAAGATCAACCTGTAGCCCATCGTATTCTTAAGCCTGAAGGTGGCTTAAGTGATCTAGATACACTTCTTTTTGGAAGAGCTTATGTAAATGGCAATATTGTAAAAGGCTTTCCAGAAGTAACAAAAAATAACTGGGATGGAGGAGTACAAATGGAAGGTAAGGATGGTAATCTTTTAACTTATGAAGAGTCCAAACATTTGTTTTCATCCATCAAAGTAGAGCAACCTTTACCAATGCCTCATATTACTATAATGCAAACGTTAGAAGCATATGACCACGTTCTAGAAAATGTAGGAGCAAAATTACCAAAAAGAGATGAGGTTGATCAACGAGTAATTAAAACAGTAGAAACTGGCAAAGCCATTTATAAAGAAGGATTAGATCCAGATTCTTTCTATCAATTCGAGCATAGAAGATTGCCTGCAGATTCTTATAAAAATGGAATTATAACAGATATTTCTCAGGTTGGAGGCTATCCTGATTATAATGGTGAAAAATATATAGATTCAGATAAAGATGGGATGCCAGATGCATATGAAAATGCTGTAGGGCTTGATCCAAATGATTATTCCGATGCCAAAAAGGATTTTAATGGAGATGGTTATACAAATATTGAAATGTATATTAATGGAATAGATTCTAAAAATACTATCGACTGGAGCAATCTTAGTAATAATAGAGATACACTGGCAGAATTAGAAGATGGATTAAATAATTATAAAAAATAA
- a CDS encoding aceric acid hydrolase, translating into MIKKNILALGIVILEFCFAQGQGLVGNKNSPYSKLKSVGLSDVKWTDGFWKEQFDVETQFTLPYMWELYHNEEVTHAYRNFEIAAGLMKGKHDGPSFHDGDFYKVFEGMAAVYATTLDEDLDKEMDEAITMIAKAQREDGYIHTPVIIEEKWGTLGDEYLQQQLGFEKYNMGHLMTAACVHYRATGKANFLNIAKDVADYLYDFYQKASPELARNAICPSHYMGVVEMYRATKDSRYLELANNLLNIRGTTNDGTDDNQDRIPFREQKIAMGHAVRANYLYAGVADLYAETGEEKLLENLKSIWEDVVYRKMYITGACGALYDGVSPDGTVYDPGEVQKIHQAYGRPYQLPNATAHNETCANIGNVLWNWRMLQITADAKYADIMELALYNSVLSGISLEGQKFCYNNPLNVSNDLPFEQRWGSERQGYIALSNCCPPNVTRTLAEVNNYAYNLAEDGVYVNLYGSNYLNTRNSSGQEIRIKQEADYPWDGSIELIIEKLPKGEEIYLRIPGWSRNAEIAINGKKINSNVISGSYFKINKTLKNGDQIDIHLPMPIEKMEANPLVESTKGQVAIKRGPIVYCLETSNKNLCHSVNNVSLNLNDPFSEKELLINGRKIIAIEGKANCKKHEWNNSLYSPMSNDIQEIIDVQFVPYYSWGNRNYEGMSVWNTY; encoded by the coding sequence ATGATAAAGAAGAATATATTAGCATTGGGAATAGTGATTTTAGAATTTTGTTTTGCGCAAGGACAAGGTTTGGTAGGGAATAAAAATAGTCCATATTCTAAATTGAAAAGCGTTGGACTTTCAGACGTAAAATGGACTGATGGTTTCTGGAAAGAACAGTTTGATGTGGAAACTCAATTTACGCTGCCCTATATGTGGGAATTATATCATAATGAAGAGGTTACTCATGCCTATCGTAACTTTGAAATAGCAGCGGGCTTAATGAAAGGAAAACATGATGGACCATCGTTTCATGATGGTGACTTTTATAAAGTTTTTGAAGGAATGGCCGCAGTGTATGCAACCACACTAGATGAAGATTTGGATAAGGAGATGGATGAAGCAATTACTATGATTGCTAAAGCCCAGCGTGAAGACGGCTATATACATACCCCTGTGATTATTGAAGAAAAATGGGGGACGCTTGGAGACGAATATCTTCAGCAGCAATTAGGTTTTGAAAAATATAATATGGGGCATCTTATGACTGCTGCTTGTGTACATTATCGGGCTACTGGAAAAGCAAATTTTCTGAATATTGCTAAAGACGTAGCAGACTATCTTTACGACTTCTATCAAAAAGCTTCTCCGGAATTGGCTCGTAATGCTATTTGTCCTTCACATTATATGGGGGTAGTAGAGATGTACCGCGCGACAAAAGATTCTCGATACCTTGAGCTTGCAAATAATCTACTTAATATAAGAGGTACTACAAATGATGGAACAGACGATAATCAAGACCGTATACCCTTTCGTGAGCAAAAGATAGCGATGGGGCATGCAGTTAGAGCAAATTATTTATACGCAGGTGTAGCCGATCTTTACGCTGAAACAGGGGAAGAGAAACTTTTAGAAAATCTGAAATCTATTTGGGAGGATGTTGTTTATCGGAAAATGTATATTACAGGGGCCTGCGGTGCTTTATATGATGGTGTTTCTCCTGATGGAACGGTTTACGACCCAGGAGAAGTTCAAAAAATACATCAGGCTTACGGCAGGCCCTACCAATTGCCAAACGCTACGGCTCACAATGAGACATGTGCAAACATTGGAAATGTACTGTGGAACTGGAGAATGCTCCAGATAACCGCAGATGCTAAATATGCTGATATTATGGAACTAGCATTATATAACAGTGTGCTCTCTGGAATTAGCCTAGAAGGACAAAAATTTTGCTACAATAATCCCTTAAATGTGTCTAATGATCTCCCTTTTGAACAAAGATGGGGTAGCGAGAGACAAGGCTATATTGCTCTTTCCAATTGTTGTCCTCCCAACGTAACTCGAACACTTGCAGAAGTTAATAATTACGCCTACAATTTAGCGGAAGATGGAGTTTATGTGAATTTATATGGGAGTAACTATCTGAATACTAGGAATAGCAGCGGACAAGAAATAAGGATTAAACAGGAAGCTGATTATCCGTGGGATGGAAGTATTGAACTAATAATTGAAAAATTACCCAAAGGAGAGGAAATTTATTTAAGAATTCCGGGTTGGAGTAGAAATGCAGAAATAGCAATTAACGGAAAAAAAATAAATAGTAATGTTATTTCAGGTAGTTACTTCAAGATAAATAAGACTCTCAAAAATGGAGATCAAATAGATATACATCTACCCATGCCGATTGAAAAGATGGAAGCAAATCCATTAGTCGAATCTACAAAAGGTCAAGTAGCTATTAAAAGAGGTCCTATTGTTTACTGCCTTGAAACGTCAAATAAAAATTTATGCCATAGCGTTAATAACGTTTCTTTAAATTTAAATGATCCATTTTCAGAAAAAGAATTACTTATTAATGGACGAAAAATAATAGCTATTGAAGGAAAGGCAAACTGCAAGAAACACGAATGGAATAATAGCTTATACTCGCCTATGTCAAATGATATTCAGGAAATCATTGATGTTCAGTTTGTTCCCTATTACTCCTGGGGGAATAGAAATTACGAAGGAATGAGCGTTTGGAACACTTATTAA
- a CDS encoding SusC/RagA family TonB-linked outer membrane protein yields the protein MKQITTKVFTVFLCLCGFLIYAQDLNDQRSISGNVTDSGGDILPGVNVFVKGTQNGVVTDMDGRYTIRAYGRDTLVFSFIGMKTTERYIGGERNIDVVLSDDNEQLDDVVVVGYGEQKREHLTGAVETVDMEEIEDLPVGNLATALRGKLPGVNISGGSVRPGLKPTLTIRNPITLSKDGGNNQPLYIIDGVLQIDAQGRNDNTLFNQLDPSEVQSISILKDAAAAVYGSRGANGAVVIKTKRGQAGPPQFSYNGSYGITDEQERTKMLSAAEYARFINELNGPYGNPNVSRDDSNSANYFFSDDEIAYFENNEYDWLDRAWSSATTQRHSVNVSGGAEGATYFGGASYYQQTGNLSEVDYDKWTFRAGTSVDIASGLNANLQVSGNFSNRSSTFNKVTGENAEDDYNSLLRAPRYIPPYINGLPVNIPDGGVGGDGYHYFAIQNLNNYAENQDQTLTFNMNLEYEVPFVDGLSFRATYGRNMGTGKLSQLGTIYELYNFETSGDNGHIYLPDAQIIGEPIEVENGDRIFYRNSDNFSEQYNFVGTYNQTFGKHAIGALATIERGETEGTQQQVLREEVAPDSNGQFNSAFGNVDGYTWKYESGSLSYVGRLNYRYNDKYLFEFLYRSDASTKFAPENYWGHFYSISGGWIISKENFFNSDVLDFLKIRFSHGKLGKDDTKMWAWRQRYTFQLAKGGVFGGDSPRTDGFKMELSPNRDAVWSDDYKNNLGIDMQFFDRRLNVTVDAFYNQGRNMLIERTGAVPFSIGGTVAAENYGEVNFWGGEISLGWQDNIGQDFSYGIDVNSGWSTNKVLVGNFDETSVLPWNASQGEMAEVGTWGYDYLGMFKDQADIDAYVDQYNIQQVFGIPTEDLRPGMLYYRDVRGEHLGDGEFAEPDGIINENDRVELEKPNNRYGIGSTIRLKYKNFSIQATLGMSWGGFDAIDARDIDINSEINQNFASVPSIWNDIYNPDTNPNGKMPNPYFSDINAVPSEFWRVSSFRFTMPNLNVGYSLPRETAENLNLSSLSVRLTALNPFNFYNPYSYKSANSAWGGYPILQTFSLGLNIRP from the coding sequence ATGAAACAAATAACTACAAAGGTATTTACGGTTTTTCTTTGCTTATGTGGATTCCTGATATATGCTCAGGATCTTAATGATCAAAGATCAATATCCGGTAATGTAACAGATTCAGGAGGAGATATTTTACCAGGTGTAAATGTTTTCGTAAAAGGAACACAGAATGGTGTTGTGACAGATATGGATGGTCGTTACACTATTAGAGCTTATGGAAGGGATACACTGGTATTTTCTTTTATTGGAATGAAAACAACAGAGCGTTATATAGGAGGAGAGCGGAATATAGATGTTGTTTTAAGCGACGACAATGAGCAACTAGATGATGTAGTTGTGGTAGGTTACGGTGAGCAGAAAAGGGAGCATCTAACTGGCGCTGTAGAGACTGTAGATATGGAAGAAATTGAAGATTTACCCGTAGGAAACCTCGCTACAGCCCTGAGAGGGAAATTGCCAGGGGTGAATATCTCTGGGGGATCAGTTAGACCTGGCCTAAAACCTACTTTGACTATAAGAAACCCTATAACACTGTCTAAAGATGGAGGAAACAACCAGCCTTTGTATATTATTGATGGGGTTTTACAAATTGATGCTCAAGGAAGAAACGATAACACTTTGTTCAATCAGCTTGATCCATCAGAAGTGCAGAGTATTAGTATCTTAAAAGATGCCGCTGCCGCTGTTTATGGATCTAGAGGAGCTAATGGAGCGGTTGTAATTAAAACCAAACGTGGACAGGCTGGACCTCCTCAGTTTAGTTACAATGGTTCGTATGGTATAACAGATGAGCAGGAACGAACAAAAATGCTAAGTGCTGCAGAATATGCTCGATTCATAAACGAACTAAACGGTCCCTACGGTAATCCAAATGTAAGTAGGGATGATAGTAATAGTGCAAACTATTTTTTCTCTGATGATGAAATCGCTTATTTTGAAAATAATGAATACGATTGGCTTGATCGAGCTTGGTCTTCTGCTACTACTCAAAGACATTCTGTTAATGTTAGTGGGGGAGCCGAAGGCGCTACTTATTTTGGAGGTGCTTCTTATTATCAGCAAACAGGCAATTTATCTGAAGTAGATTATGACAAATGGACATTTCGAGCAGGAACGAGTGTAGATATAGCATCAGGATTGAATGCAAATTTACAGGTTTCCGGGAATTTTTCTAATCGTTCATCGACCTTCAATAAAGTAACTGGTGAAAATGCAGAAGATGATTATAATAGCCTTTTAAGAGCTCCGAGATACATTCCGCCGTATATTAATGGATTGCCTGTAAATATTCCGGATGGAGGTGTTGGTGGTGATGGATATCATTATTTCGCTATTCAAAACCTAAATAATTACGCCGAAAATCAAGACCAAACACTCACATTTAATATGAATCTTGAATATGAGGTGCCCTTTGTAGATGGCCTCTCATTTAGAGCAACTTATGGTAGAAATATGGGGACGGGAAAGCTCAGCCAATTAGGAACTATTTATGAGCTTTACAATTTTGAAACCAGCGGCGATAATGGTCATATATATCTTCCGGATGCTCAAATAATTGGTGAACCTATAGAAGTTGAAAATGGTGATCGCATTTTTTATAGAAATTCTGATAATTTTTCGGAACAATACAATTTCGTCGGAACGTATAATCAAACATTTGGTAAACATGCTATTGGGGCTTTAGCAACCATAGAGAGAGGAGAAACTGAAGGTACACAGCAACAAGTTTTAAGAGAAGAGGTCGCTCCAGATTCTAATGGTCAATTTAATTCCGCTTTTGGAAATGTAGATGGGTATACCTGGAAGTATGAATCAGGTTCATTGTCTTATGTTGGTAGGTTAAATTACAGATATAATGATAAATATTTATTTGAATTTCTATACCGATCAGATGCATCAACAAAATTTGCTCCAGAGAATTATTGGGGACATTTTTATTCAATTTCTGGAGGATGGATTATTTCAAAAGAAAATTTCTTTAACTCGGATGTGTTAGATTTTCTTAAAATTAGATTCTCTCACGGTAAATTAGGGAAGGATGATACAAAAATGTGGGCATGGAGACAGCGTTACACGTTCCAATTAGCGAAAGGAGGAGTTTTTGGAGGCGATTCGCCGCGAACCGATGGTTTTAAAATGGAACTTTCGCCTAATAGAGATGCTGTATGGAGTGACGATTATAAAAATAATTTGGGAATTGATATGCAGTTTTTTGATAGAAGGTTAAATGTCACTGTAGATGCCTTTTATAATCAGGGAAGAAATATGCTAATTGAAAGAACAGGGGCTGTACCATTTTCTATAGGAGGCACTGTTGCAGCTGAAAATTATGGTGAAGTAAATTTCTGGGGTGGAGAAATCTCTTTAGGTTGGCAAGATAATATTGGACAAGACTTTAGTTACGGAATAGATGTTAATAGTGGATGGAGTACTAATAAAGTATTGGTAGGTAACTTTGATGAAACATCTGTTTTGCCGTGGAATGCAAGCCAAGGAGAGATGGCCGAAGTAGGAACATGGGGTTACGATTATTTAGGAATGTTCAAAGATCAAGCAGACATAGATGCTTATGTAGATCAATACAATATTCAGCAGGTTTTTGGAATCCCTACAGAAGATTTGAGACCAGGAATGCTTTATTATCGAGATGTAAGAGGAGAGCATCTTGGAGATGGTGAATTTGCAGAGCCTGATGGGATTATTAATGAAAATGATCGTGTAGAATTAGAAAAACCTAATAATAGATACGGAATAGGTTCAACAATTAGATTAAAATATAAGAATTTTAGTATTCAAGCAACGCTCGGAATGTCTTGGGGAGGCTTCGATGCTATAGATGCGAGAGATATTGATATTAATTCAGAAATCAACCAAAATTTCGCTAGCGTTCCAAGTATATGGAATGACATTTATAATCCAGATACTAATCCAAATGGAAAAATGCCTAATCCATATTTTTCCGACATAAATGCGGTACCTTCAGAGTTTTGGAGAGTTAGTAGCTTTCGTTTCACTATGCCGAACTTAAATGTGGGGTATTCTTTACCTAGGGAAACAGCAGAAAATTTAAATCTTTCGTCTTTAAGTGTCCGATTAACTGCTCTTAATCCTTTCAATTTTTATAATCCATACTCTTATAAAAGTGCTAATAGTGCATGGGGAGGATATCCAATACTGCAAACATTTTCTTTAGGGTTAAATATCAGACCATAA